A region of Rhodoferax potami DNA encodes the following proteins:
- a CDS encoding right-handed parallel beta-helix repeat-containing protein yields MNGFAVTCSRAIAFFLSVAATASSGADLEVKVFPPAGLSSSPLPACQVNLAQACKASLADAFRVIQTPQWQATLLGKFSRVRVLVAPGTYRLTSALDMQWGRGLTKAILLEIVGTSKSTVISGAKLIEKWETATVSNVPARVNPSIRSNLLVADLSALSLPLQVIPHAWGYGLPIRPVLTELFVGDSAQPVAGWPNAGYGKVARPGGVAADDKKTFSIEGRNVNDWLVEPSLQVHAFWGNNWAAQSYLVSNKDANANTLTLLGNGSPYGIKPGQRARVENALVELDAPGEWYVDRASAKLLYWPHPSAAGKPAELSVAAQLLRIADSDQITVRGILFEKTTGDAVHVSKSNGVVFDDVVIRLTGNRGLVIADSAASGIRNSLVEDNGEGGVYVSGGDRTTLLAAGNFVDTCIIRRYSRLVKTYRYAVELDGVGQRVNGSTVSDAPHAAIFFKGNDHVISNNEIFNVVRETGDAGAIYVGRDFTVHGTVIENNFFHDITAQSKELDVKGIYLDDQASGITIRGNIFARVQQPVFLGGGRDNIIEKNLFFQSSPAVHLDARGLASQRQTTLDPKGTLQRGLDAVPYRGAIYATRFPNLAKIREDDIGAPKYNVFRSNTIVGGQMASVAPDAIRGIEVANNTQATETIFLKNMPAQSRLAREDFRLSKE; encoded by the coding sequence ATGAATGGCTTCGCCGTTACTTGCTCGCGGGCAATCGCCTTTTTTTTGTCTGTAGCCGCCACCGCCAGCTCGGGGGCTGATTTAGAGGTAAAGGTTTTCCCTCCGGCAGGGCTATCGTCATCGCCATTGCCTGCCTGTCAAGTGAACTTGGCACAAGCTTGCAAAGCAAGCTTGGCCGATGCATTTCGTGTGATTCAGACACCGCAATGGCAAGCCACACTTTTAGGCAAGTTCTCCAGAGTTCGGGTGCTCGTTGCCCCTGGCACCTATCGTTTGACGAGTGCACTCGACATGCAATGGGGAAGAGGCCTCACCAAAGCCATCCTCCTAGAAATAGTTGGCACTTCCAAGTCCACCGTCATTAGCGGTGCAAAGCTCATTGAAAAATGGGAAACGGCGACTGTGAGCAATGTGCCAGCACGCGTAAACCCATCCATTCGCAGCAATTTGCTAGTTGCAGACCTTTCAGCGCTTAGCTTGCCATTGCAAGTGATACCCCATGCGTGGGGCTATGGCCTGCCGATCCGCCCGGTGTTAACAGAGCTATTTGTAGGTGACTCCGCTCAACCCGTAGCAGGTTGGCCCAATGCAGGTTACGGCAAGGTGGCACGGCCTGGCGGTGTGGCTGCAGACGACAAAAAGACGTTTTCTATTGAGGGAAGAAACGTAAACGACTGGCTGGTTGAGCCTAGTCTGCAAGTTCACGCGTTTTGGGGCAACAACTGGGCGGCGCAAAGCTATCTAGTTTCCAACAAAGATGCGAATGCAAACACATTGACCCTCCTTGGCAACGGCTCGCCCTATGGCATCAAACCAGGCCAACGCGCCCGGGTAGAAAACGCATTGGTGGAGCTAGACGCGCCAGGTGAATGGTATGTAGACCGTGCTTCAGCCAAACTCTTGTATTGGCCCCACCCAAGTGCGGCGGGCAAACCAGCTGAGCTCTCTGTTGCGGCCCAACTTCTTCGCATAGCGGACTCTGATCAGATCACCGTGCGTGGCATATTGTTTGAAAAAACGACCGGTGATGCGGTGCATGTGTCGAAAAGCAATGGTGTGGTGTTTGACGACGTTGTCATTCGGCTCACGGGCAACAGAGGGTTGGTGATTGCTGACTCCGCTGCGTCAGGAATTCGCAACAGCCTTGTGGAAGACAACGGTGAAGGTGGCGTCTATGTTTCCGGGGGCGACCGTACAACGCTGCTTGCAGCAGGCAACTTTGTAGACACATGCATCATCCGGCGCTACAGCCGTTTAGTTAAGACGTATCGCTACGCAGTAGAACTCGATGGCGTTGGACAGCGCGTGAATGGCAGCACCGTCTCCGATGCGCCACATGCAGCCATATTCTTCAAAGGCAATGACCATGTCATCTCAAATAACGAGATATTCAATGTAGTGCGAGAAACCGGCGACGCTGGCGCCATCTACGTGGGCAGAGACTTCACCGTGCATGGCACGGTCATAGAAAATAATTTCTTTCATGACATAACTGCACAGTCCAAAGAACTGGATGTCAAAGGTATTTACCTCGATGACCAAGCCTCTGGGATCACGATTCGAGGCAACATCTTTGCTCGCGTACAACAACCAGTTTTCCTGGGTGGCGGGCGAGACAACATCATTGAGAAGAATCTCTTCTTCCAAAGCTCCCCTGCCGTGCACTTGGATGCAAGAGGACTTGCATCACAACGCCAGACAACGCTAGACCCCAAAGGCACGCTGCAGCGCGGTCTTGATGCGGTCCCGTACCGGGGCGCCATTTACGCCACACGTTTCCCCAATCTAGCCAAGATACGCGAGGACGATATAGGCGCTCCCAAATACAACGTCTTTCGTAGCAACACCATCGTTGGCGGGCAAATGGCAAGCGTGGCGCCTGATGCGATCCGTGGTATCGAAGTCGCCAACAACACGCAAGCAACAGAGACCATCTTTTTGAAAAATATGCCTGCTCAATCGCGCTTGGCACGCGAAGATTTTCGGTTGTCTAAGGAGTAG
- a CDS encoding glycosyltransferase, translating to MNNRLKVGVFRTTYPLPSEVFITEQVKALKSFDSMFLCRDFFGKTDDTKVAYLHEKFSKWWWTLTRSPSQFDVPSLKDLSLVHVHFGPDAVMAMPLTRKLNIPMLTTFHGMDITRNKLDLLTSKRPTDLHYALHLNELKRSGTGFIAVSDFVQNLLLKAGFAKDKIRRIYIGVDTTRFCPVPKTAQQRYVLCVGRHTPKKGLVTLLKAWARIEKQFPEVKLLQIGAGPQTAELLQLITDLSIGNRVELMGSKSSEEVRSYMQQAEVFALPSQTAPNGDSEALGIVFNEASACGIPIVSTRHGGIPEAVLDGETGLLVAEGDDAALANALAKLLGDGELRARMGQRGREFVLESFDISKQTTILETFYNDAIAKHNKISASQPR from the coding sequence TTGAACAATCGACTGAAAGTAGGAGTTTTTAGAACTACCTACCCCCTCCCGTCAGAGGTTTTTATTACTGAACAAGTCAAAGCGCTCAAGAGCTTTGATTCGATGTTTCTGTGCCGAGATTTTTTTGGCAAAACTGATGATACGAAAGTAGCCTATCTTCACGAAAAATTCTCTAAGTGGTGGTGGACGCTCACCCGGTCGCCCAGTCAATTTGATGTGCCTAGCCTGAAAGACTTGTCCTTGGTGCACGTTCATTTTGGTCCGGATGCTGTGATGGCAATGCCATTGACAAGGAAATTGAACATTCCCATGCTGACCACATTTCATGGGATGGACATCACCCGCAATAAGCTGGATTTATTGACCAGCAAACGGCCTACTGATCTGCATTACGCACTTCACTTGAACGAATTGAAGCGATCAGGCACCGGGTTTATTGCTGTTTCAGACTTTGTACAGAATCTGCTGCTGAAGGCGGGTTTTGCCAAGGACAAAATTCGCCGTATTTATATTGGGGTAGACACAACCCGTTTCTGTCCAGTTCCCAAAACTGCACAACAGCGTTACGTTCTCTGTGTAGGACGACACACCCCAAAAAAGGGTTTGGTGACCTTGCTTAAAGCTTGGGCGAGGATTGAAAAGCAATTTCCTGAGGTGAAGTTGCTCCAGATCGGCGCTGGCCCACAAACCGCAGAACTTTTGCAACTGATCACTGACCTATCCATTGGCAACAGGGTGGAGCTAATGGGTAGCAAGTCTTCAGAGGAAGTGCGCTCCTACATGCAGCAAGCTGAGGTCTTTGCGTTGCCAAGCCAAACTGCGCCCAACGGCGACTCTGAGGCACTTGGCATTGTCTTCAACGAAGCATCCGCTTGCGGCATACCCATTGTGTCTACTCGGCATGGCGGCATACCCGAAGCCGTGTTAGACGGTGAAACGGGCTTGCTGGTGGCAGAAGGTGACGATGCTGCGCTGGCAAACGCACTTGCCAAACTGCTGGGCGACGGCGAATTGCGTGCAAGGATGGGACAGCGCGGTCGCGAGTTCGTGCTGGAGTCGTTTGATATTTCAAAGCAGACCACGATTCTTGAGACTTTCTACAACGACGCAATTGCCAAGCACAACAAAATATCCGCGAGCCAACCCAGATGA
- a CDS encoding glycosyltransferase, whose product MTISIITATFNSRQMLPILAESLLNQSDLDFEWVIADGGSTDGTIDFIKGITGINIKLSVKPDFGIYDALNNGIRVATNDYYVVAGSDDYFYADAIANFKREIAFSGADMVTSRLNFCGTEKGVLGGDPAINRQFAFVSGHAVSTAFRTALHQKFGYYSNKFPIAADQDFILKAAHAGATIHRADFVSGSFEPGGVSGRDFLGTLTESFRIQVKYHNKFQQMALFFYKVIRYYRTWR is encoded by the coding sequence ATGACGATTTCGATAATCACTGCTACTTTCAACTCCAGACAAATGCTACCAATTCTGGCCGAGAGTCTCCTAAATCAATCAGACCTGGATTTTGAGTGGGTCATTGCAGATGGCGGCTCGACCGACGGCACTATCGATTTTATTAAAGGCATCACAGGAATCAATATTAAATTGAGTGTCAAGCCTGACTTTGGAATTTACGATGCACTGAATAATGGCATACGCGTTGCCACGAATGATTATTACGTCGTAGCCGGTTCAGACGACTACTTTTATGCCGATGCAATTGCTAATTTCAAGCGTGAAATTGCTTTCAGCGGCGCGGATATGGTGACATCTCGCCTTAATTTTTGTGGCACTGAAAAGGGCGTGCTTGGCGGAGACCCCGCCATTAACCGCCAGTTTGCATTTGTATCAGGTCATGCTGTTTCCACAGCATTCCGCACGGCCTTGCACCAGAAGTTTGGCTACTACTCCAACAAGTTTCCTATTGCCGCTGACCAAGATTTCATTTTGAAGGCTGCACACGCCGGCGCAACTATTCACCGTGCGGATTTTGTTTCGGGCTCTTTTGAACCAGGTGGCGTGAGCGGGCGAGACTTCCTTGGCACGCTGACAGAAAGCTTTCGCATTCAGGTGAAGTATCACAACAAATTTCAGCAAATGGCTTTGTTTTTTTATAAAGTAATTCGGTACTACCGGACCTGGAGATAA
- a CDS encoding O-antigen ligase family protein gives MILIIYSNINGLLGWEDFALKGFIKFQDYGLILALTLISFSVFRKEETLEPDYLKITKSRALLFAVNLHWFFYIGLFIFSILAMNNLTWPIKMGRTFFYGIIFYLIYKELKPNPIENFEKIITALQYFTIFFGICYISYNLLGLDIYPKGAYEEFEVASTAAPVARNFSGFPTFAYYFIFLFTQRLLTGSGKWFVNITGLSILLFCVPLMLTRGTLILVAVMLLALVVYRIPSSKTFVRLIVLTILIGVGLLIAPYVAEGHYQALMNRLQEFGTNGISGAKNLSVRSREFEQIVSNVIDFSPFIGFGFTVPAAFGFVTTQIHGGSADNGFSNLIGVSGFVGLAIFMSVIASWMILNIKLQALKAEQYSKVNFIFIFFMLGTFMNGSYMSYMHQFALFLAYDLFAFAYFKNKQVALPSVAPIIFTQTFPVK, from the coding sequence ATGATTCTTATCATTTATTCAAATATAAATGGACTCTTGGGGTGGGAAGATTTTGCACTCAAAGGGTTTATCAAGTTCCAAGACTACGGCCTTATCTTGGCACTTACACTTATTTCCTTTTCAGTATTCCGCAAAGAGGAAACGTTAGAACCAGACTACTTGAAAATTACAAAAAGTAGGGCTTTACTCTTCGCTGTAAATCTTCATTGGTTTTTTTATATTGGCTTGTTTATCTTTTCAATACTGGCCATGAACAATCTTACCTGGCCAATCAAGATGGGAAGAACTTTTTTTTATGGAATCATTTTTTACCTAATTTATAAGGAACTAAAGCCTAACCCGATCGAAAATTTCGAAAAGATAATAACCGCATTGCAATACTTTACAATTTTTTTCGGAATTTGCTATATTTCCTACAACTTATTAGGACTCGATATTTACCCCAAAGGGGCCTACGAAGAGTTTGAAGTGGCGTCCACCGCAGCCCCGGTAGCGAGAAACTTCTCAGGATTTCCTACTTTCGCTTACTACTTCATATTCCTGTTTACACAGCGACTCCTGACAGGGAGTGGAAAGTGGTTTGTCAACATCACGGGCTTATCTATTTTGCTTTTTTGTGTACCGCTGATGTTGACACGCGGGACCCTGATATTAGTGGCGGTTATGTTGCTGGCTTTGGTGGTCTATCGTATTCCAAGCTCTAAAACCTTTGTGAGACTTATCGTACTTACCATTCTCATTGGGGTGGGTTTACTGATTGCGCCTTATGTCGCAGAGGGGCATTACCAAGCCCTAATGAACCGCCTCCAGGAGTTTGGAACAAACGGAATTTCAGGCGCGAAGAACTTGAGTGTGCGGAGCAGAGAATTCGAGCAAATTGTTAGCAATGTAATTGATTTCAGTCCCTTTATTGGATTTGGGTTCACCGTTCCAGCTGCATTTGGGTTCGTTACTACACAAATACATGGTGGTTCTGCAGATAACGGCTTTTCAAATCTAATTGGAGTTTCAGGCTTTGTTGGGCTAGCAATTTTCATGAGCGTTATAGCTTCTTGGATGATTCTTAACATTAAACTGCAGGCACTCAAAGCTGAGCAATACTCGAAGGTTAACTTTATATTTATCTTTTTCATGCTCGGCACATTCATGAATGGGTCATATATGAGCTATATGCACCAATTCGCCTTGTTTCTTGCTTATGATTTATTCGCTTTTGCCTACTTTAAGAACAAGCAAGTCGCTTTGCCATCGGTAGCTCCAATAATATTCACCCAAACTTTTCCAGTTAAATGA
- a CDS encoding lipopolysaccharide biosynthesis protein translates to MLKHMINLPRQVSRNARWSIAQTVISAIVLFLLYKFLLRELGTEQLGLWALILATTSLARIGELGFASATMRFIGRYKGEGDDKAAAEVLETSLMTISLPFLVLTVLAYWLAQGLLYLVVSAPNLALAKQILPWALLSLWLGVTSSLIQSAIDGCGRMDRKNMILIGSNVIYLCGAVFLATGYGLEGVAIAQAIQTLAALVGLWFIARWELKALPWLPYRWRRHRFNEIAAFAFSMQIGSIIGLLIEPITKALLSRYLGLSFLAFYEMANQVVTRIRSVLVAGFQAIVPQFSTTNSETVHESLFLRTEQKTLDIGLPFISIVIMSFKAISLLWIGKEEQIFITSGHILSGSWLIVTLLMPAYFYLVGTGQGRPIAVGQVASLLGTIALGLLGSYANTKYGILLGCATALILANIYLYMHATNRLFKSRRIISASQLLRNKNCISVLAYLSALSIFFTIDFLLDTPLQHALNFTVCAAMTAGIALIAANIKRSNK, encoded by the coding sequence TTGCTGAAACATATGATTAACCTACCGCGCCAAGTTTCGCGCAATGCAAGATGGTCTATAGCACAAACCGTAATATCAGCGATTGTGCTATTTCTACTTTATAAATTCCTACTACGCGAGTTAGGCACCGAGCAATTAGGTCTCTGGGCACTCATACTCGCGACTACGTCTCTTGCAAGAATTGGTGAACTAGGCTTTGCAAGCGCAACGATGCGATTCATCGGCAGATATAAGGGCGAAGGGGATGACAAAGCTGCCGCGGAAGTACTTGAGACATCATTAATGACGATCTCTCTGCCATTTTTAGTTTTGACCGTACTCGCTTATTGGCTAGCTCAAGGGCTACTTTACCTTGTTGTGTCAGCACCTAACCTAGCACTTGCAAAACAAATTTTGCCGTGGGCACTGCTCTCTCTCTGGCTTGGAGTTACTAGTAGTTTGATTCAATCAGCGATTGATGGGTGTGGTCGGATGGATCGTAAGAATATGATTCTTATCGGAAGCAACGTCATATACCTATGTGGCGCTGTTTTCTTGGCTACAGGTTACGGTTTGGAAGGTGTGGCGATAGCTCAAGCTATTCAAACCCTAGCCGCTCTTGTCGGGCTATGGTTTATCGCTCGCTGGGAATTGAAGGCTTTACCGTGGCTGCCATATCGTTGGCGACGACATAGATTTAATGAAATAGCAGCATTCGCATTCTCGATGCAGATCGGCAGCATTATTGGTCTACTTATCGAACCTATTACTAAAGCCTTGCTAAGCCGATATCTTGGATTGAGCTTTCTCGCATTCTATGAAATGGCGAATCAAGTTGTAACAAGGATACGTTCGGTTCTGGTTGCAGGCTTTCAAGCCATTGTTCCTCAATTCAGCACAACCAACTCAGAAACGGTGCATGAATCGCTGTTTTTGCGAACAGAGCAAAAAACACTTGATATAGGCCTTCCCTTTATCAGTATCGTAATTATGTCCTTTAAAGCGATATCATTACTTTGGATCGGTAAGGAAGAGCAGATATTCATTACCTCCGGACATATTCTTTCCGGCAGCTGGCTCATCGTAACCCTTCTAATGCCAGCATATTTTTATCTAGTTGGGACCGGCCAAGGAAGGCCCATTGCCGTGGGGCAAGTGGCGTCATTATTAGGAACCATTGCATTGGGATTATTAGGCTCATATGCGAATACCAAATACGGAATTCTACTTGGATGCGCCACAGCCTTGATATTGGCAAATATATATCTGTACATGCACGCAACAAATAGACTCTTCAAATCAAGAAGAATTATTTCCGCATCGCAACTACTCAGAAACAAAAATTGTATCAGTGTACTAGCATACCTTTCAGCATTATCTATATTCTTCACAATCGACTTTCTGCTTGACACACCACTGCAACACGCACTCAATTTCACTGTCTGCGCCGCCATGACAGCGGGAATAGCACTGATTGCAGCAAACATCAAACGTAGCAACAAGTAA
- a CDS encoding CatB-related O-acetyltransferase — MARAQGRTTGASHAVTPQPKSLTNSAKNQEKKAFMLFLSYLRRNFRYLLARRKKVWIDPSAIVDRNCVFEGFNKVYANTQLYKASIGRYTYISPNTKLSRVDIGAFCSLGPRVSIGLGNHPISWISTHPSFYSLAGQTTRTFAKENLFGESAFTKVGNDVWIGANVIVLDGVRIGDGAVIAAGTVVTRDVRPYSVVAGVPAREIKRRFDDKKIEQLLKWQWWSLPEDDLSLIATKFRLDGNWSVEEIQEEIEIARLTKATTSC; from the coding sequence GTGGCGCGCGCACAAGGTCGGACCACCGGTGCTTCACATGCCGTAACACCTCAGCCCAAGTCGCTTACAAATTCTGCGAAGAACCAAGAAAAAAAAGCTTTCATGCTATTCCTTTCATACCTACGGCGAAACTTTCGTTACTTGTTGGCGAGAAGGAAGAAAGTTTGGATCGACCCAAGCGCAATTGTTGATAGAAATTGTGTATTCGAAGGCTTCAATAAAGTCTACGCAAATACCCAACTATATAAAGCATCTATCGGAAGATATACATACATTTCTCCGAACACAAAGCTTTCACGCGTCGATATTGGTGCTTTTTGCAGTCTAGGGCCCCGAGTATCTATTGGACTAGGAAATCATCCAATCAGTTGGATTAGCACTCATCCCTCGTTTTACTCTCTTGCCGGACAAACCACCCGAACCTTCGCCAAAGAGAATCTATTTGGTGAAAGTGCGTTTACAAAGGTTGGCAATGACGTATGGATCGGTGCCAATGTCATAGTTTTGGATGGGGTTCGTATAGGTGACGGCGCCGTGATTGCTGCTGGCACGGTTGTTACACGCGATGTCCGACCCTACAGTGTCGTGGCAGGTGTACCCGCAAGGGAGATAAAACGCAGATTCGACGATAAGAAGATAGAACAACTACTTAAGTGGCAATGGTGGTCGTTACCTGAAGACGATCTGTCATTAATAGCAACCAAATTCAGATTAGACGGTAACTGGTCCGTTGAAGAAATCCAAGAAGAAATAGAAATCGCAAGGCTAACCAAGGCTACCACGTCTTGCTGA
- a CDS encoding GDP-L-fucose synthase family protein has product MDKNAKIYVAGHRGLVGSAIVRNLQAAGYSNLLLRTHAELDLTNQVATAAFFEAEKPDYVFLAAAKVGGIVANNTYPAEFIRDNLLIQSNIIHAAYVNQVKRLLFLGSSCIYPKLAPQPMREEHLLTGPLEPTNRPYALAKIAGVEMCWSYNRQYGTKYLAAMPTNLYGPGDNYHPENSHVIPALIRKFHEAKVSGASTVTVWGTGTPKREFLYSDDMADACVFLMNLPDDKYESLLGSDESKTGKFEPPLINIGVGHDVSISELAQTVSVTVGFTGDIAFDTSKPDGTPRKLMDVSRLHRIGWSAPTQMTSGLQTAYRDFLDLTLKA; this is encoded by the coding sequence ATGGACAAAAACGCAAAAATCTACGTGGCGGGCCACCGGGGCTTGGTGGGCTCGGCCATTGTGCGCAACCTGCAGGCAGCGGGTTACAGCAACCTGCTGCTGCGCACCCACGCCGAGCTGGACCTGACCAACCAGGTAGCCACTGCCGCTTTTTTTGAAGCTGAGAAGCCGGACTACGTGTTTCTGGCAGCCGCCAAAGTGGGCGGCATTGTGGCCAACAACACCTACCCGGCTGAATTCATCCGCGATAACTTGCTCATCCAGAGCAACATCATCCATGCGGCCTATGTGAACCAGGTCAAGCGTCTGCTGTTTTTGGGCTCGAGCTGCATTTACCCCAAGCTGGCACCACAGCCCATGCGCGAAGAGCACCTGCTCACCGGCCCCTTGGAGCCCACCAACCGCCCTTACGCACTGGCCAAAATCGCCGGCGTAGAGATGTGCTGGAGCTACAACCGCCAATATGGCACCAAGTATTTGGCAGCCATGCCCACCAACCTGTATGGCCCGGGCGACAACTACCACCCTGAAAACAGCCACGTGATTCCGGCGCTGATCCGCAAGTTTCATGAAGCCAAAGTGAGTGGTGCCAGCACCGTGACCGTGTGGGGAACAGGTACACCGAAGCGCGAGTTTTTGTACAGCGACGACATGGCAGATGCCTGCGTGTTCTTGATGAACCTGCCAGACGACAAGTATGAAAGCTTGCTGGGTAGCGACGAATCAAAAACAGGCAAGTTCGAGCCACCGCTGATCAACATTGGGGTGGGTCACGATGTGAGCATCAGCGAACTGGCACAGACCGTGAGCGTCACTGTGGGTTTTACGGGCGACATTGCGTTCGACACCAGCAAACCTGATGGAACACCACGCAAATTGATGGATGTGAGCAGACTCCATCGTATTGGTTGGAGCGCGCCTACCCAAATGACTTCAGGCCTCCAGACCGCTTATCGCGACTTTCTGGACTTAACGCTAAAAGCATAG
- the gmd gene encoding GDP-mannose 4,6-dehydratase yields MKKVALITGVTGQDGSYLAELLLKKGYEVHGIKRRASSFNTDRIDHLYQDPHVSARNFTLHYGDLTDSSNLIRIIQQVQPDEIYNLGAMSHVAVSFESPEYTADADGMGTLRILEAIRILGLEKKTRFYQASTSELYGLVQEIPQKETTPFYPRSPYAVAKMYAYWITVNYREAYGIYACNGILFNHESPLRGETFVTRKITRAISRIALGLQDCLYLGNLSALRDWGHARDYVEMQWLMLQQDKAEDFVIATGVQYSVRQFVEFAAAELGIQLAWSGEAENEIGTVVEVTGSEAKCKVGDVIVKVDPRYYRPTEVETLLGDPTKAKEKLGWVPTTSLQELVAEMVQADFTAAKRDALVKLAGFQTYDHHE; encoded by the coding sequence ATGAAAAAAGTAGCACTCATTACCGGCGTAACCGGCCAAGACGGTTCTTATTTGGCTGAGCTTTTACTCAAAAAAGGCTATGAGGTGCACGGCATCAAGCGTCGGGCATCGAGCTTTAACACCGACCGTATCGATCACCTGTACCAAGACCCCCATGTCTCGGCACGCAACTTCACGCTGCACTACGGCGACCTGACCGACAGCAGCAACCTGATCCGCATCATCCAGCAGGTACAGCCGGACGAGATTTACAACCTGGGCGCCATGAGCCATGTGGCGGTGTCGTTTGAGTCGCCAGAGTACACCGCTGACGCCGACGGCATGGGCACTCTGCGTATTCTGGAAGCCATTCGCATCCTGGGCCTGGAAAAGAAAACACGCTTTTACCAAGCGTCTACTTCTGAGCTGTATGGCCTGGTGCAAGAAATCCCCCAAAAGGAAACCACGCCCTTCTACCCCCGCAGCCCTTATGCGGTGGCCAAGATGTATGCCTACTGGATCACGGTGAACTACCGCGAGGCCTATGGCATTTACGCGTGCAACGGCATTCTGTTTAACCACGAAAGCCCGCTGCGCGGCGAAACCTTTGTCACCCGCAAGATCACCCGCGCTATCAGCCGCATTGCGCTGGGCCTGCAAGACTGCCTGTACCTGGGCAACCTGAGCGCTCTGCGCGACTGGGGCCATGCCCGCGACTATGTAGAAATGCAGTGGCTGATGCTGCAGCAAGACAAGGCAGAAGACTTTGTGATTGCCACCGGCGTGCAATACAGCGTGCGCCAGTTTGTGGAGTTTGCAGCGGCCGAGCTGGGCATTCAGTTGGCCTGGAGCGGCGAGGCTGAAAACGAAATCGGCACGGTGGTGGAAGTGACCGGCTCTGAAGCCAAGTGCAAGGTGGGTGATGTGATTGTGAAGGTAGACCCCCGCTACTACCGCCCCACCGAAGTGGAAACCTTGCTGGGCGACCCCACCAAGGCCAAAGAGAAATTGGGCTGGGTGCCCACTACCAGCCTGCAAGAGCTGGTGGCTGAAATGGTGCAAGCCGACTTTACGGCCGCCAAGCGCGATGCGCTGGTCAAGCTGGCCGGCTTCCAGACCTACGACCACCACGAGTAA
- the epsI gene encoding exosortase-associated protein EpsI, B-type, whose product MISLKKNIVLLCLMLSSAYLGSTARPTEQIAEMRPQVSLAELIPTTFEGWKAEPSGGGQVVNPQQEKMLNEVYSETLSRSYVNAEGYRIMLSLAYGRNQNDTLQLHRPESCYPAQGFVLQSKRSTELTIAGQQIAAVQLETNLSQRYEPVTYWTVIGDRITTFGFSKKITEMEYAWHGQIPDGMLVRVSSIDRDSSRAFEAQKQFSEQLIQAVKPEHRNRLIGGNLTTTQL is encoded by the coding sequence ATGATCTCTCTGAAGAAAAACATCGTTTTGCTCTGCTTAATGCTCAGTTCAGCATACTTGGGTAGCACGGCAAGACCCACGGAGCAGATAGCTGAAATGCGGCCACAGGTCTCTCTCGCAGAGCTCATTCCAACCACCTTTGAAGGTTGGAAGGCTGAGCCCAGTGGTGGTGGCCAAGTAGTAAACCCTCAACAGGAAAAGATGCTGAATGAGGTCTACAGCGAGACATTGAGCCGCAGCTATGTCAACGCCGAAGGCTATCGAATCATGCTTTCGCTCGCTTACGGACGAAACCAAAACGACACGCTACAACTGCACAGGCCAGAATCTTGCTACCCGGCTCAAGGTTTCGTTCTGCAGTCCAAACGCTCTACGGAATTGACGATTGCAGGACAACAAATAGCTGCAGTGCAACTGGAAACAAATTTAAGTCAACGCTACGAACCTGTTACTTATTGGACGGTTATTGGAGACAGAATCACGACCTTTGGATTTTCCAAAAAAATCACTGAAATGGAATATGCGTGGCACGGCCAGATCCCCGACGGGATGCTCGTGAGGGTTTCATCAATTGATCGTGACTCCTCTAGAGCCTTCGAAGCGCAAAAGCAGTTCTCCGAGCAATTGATACAGGCTGTCAAACCTGAACATCGAAACCGCTTGATTGGCGGCAATCTAACAACAACTCAACTCTAA